One window of Papaver somniferum cultivar HN1 chromosome 9, ASM357369v1, whole genome shotgun sequence genomic DNA carries:
- the LOC113308843 gene encoding purine permease 3-like — MKWGLLLLSCTFNLIGLTGGPLLLRLYFLHGGNRKWLSSLLQVAGFPILIIPLIILYRQRDPGQPSVKFFASRKLLLYAALIGLAQGVDRFMYCYGLSFLPVSNSSLLVATQLVFTAFISFIWVKQKFTPYSINAIVVIIMGVILLGIRRAGDRPRGVTNSQYLLGFFISIADASITGFILVSTQVAYAKANQAMTYPIVLQFQVCLSFFATVCCTIGCLINNDFSAIRREASEFDLGMKRYYIVLVSIMIV; from the exons ATGAAATGGGGACTACTCTTACTAAGCTGCACCTTTAATTTAATAGGATTGACAGGAGGACCTTTACTACTTAGATTATACTTCTTACATGGTGGTAATCGAAAATGGTTATCTAGCTTGTTACAAGTAGCTGGCTTCCCTATACTCATCATCCCACTCATTATCCTTTATCGTCAGCGCGATCCAGGTCAACCTAGTGTCAAGTTTTTTGCTTCTCGAAAGCTATTACTCTATGCTGCTTTAATAGGATTAGCACAAGGAGTAGACAGATTTATGTATTGTTATGGTTTGTCCTTCCTTCCTGTATCGAATTCGTCTCTCCTTGTTGCAACTCAACTTGTTTTCACTGCCTTTATATCATTCATTTGGGTTAAGCAGAAGTTTACACCTTACTCGATTAATGCTATTGTGGTGATAATCATGGGTGTTATACTACTTGGTATAAGAAGAGCTGGGGATCGTCCGCGTGGTGTTACAAATTCTCAGTACTTGCTGGGATTCTTTATCAGTATAGCTGATGCATCAATTACAGGATTCATTTTAGTGAGTACACAAGTTGCTTATGCTAAGGCTAATCAAGCCATGACTTATCCTATTGTGTTGCAGTTTCAAGTTTGCTTGTCCTTCTTTGCTACAGTGTGTTGCACCATTGGATGCCTCATAAACAATGATTTTTCG GCAATACGAAGAGAAGCAAGTGAATTTGACTTGGGTATGAAAAGATACTACATCGTGTTAGTTTCGATTATGATAGTTTGA